From one Xyrauchen texanus isolate HMW12.3.18 chromosome 17, RBS_HiC_50CHRs, whole genome shotgun sequence genomic stretch:
- the LOC127657477 gene encoding neural cell adhesion molecule 1-like isoform X1 produces the protein MTAAMIILRLCMLLLINIRLTDAKVEMIAGNPDVPIGNDFLLLCKADTEGDFNWEKDNEDIDNDRYLVKHVDELSSKLTLKDVQLDDSGVYTCMFENDQGKQNNTYRIYVYQTPDFGTTSTYHEFLVNQTVKVPCVVSGKPEVEVHWYKNDRIVNDDGRGHVKILPDNSLEIVEIQQKDRGTYTCEGRIKGRPISRTLQISVVVNEPPTVLFHQERKSVSAGPDNSVSIICLVKGEPTPNITWITPSPFDNTRYKYNSDRSELTISAVTRSDSGEYVCMATNKIGENSATFILDVSGRPTVVLDKSRLTVIPGEAGSVVCNATGHPTPTIQWIRKTSQEKISRVEGSELILKNVMPSDGGLYSCIANNTAGTTTKDFQLITWPGTPTKFSVALGSSSSVLIQSVSVQDGGSPITQYILQWKKPSQDNWSQSVVEPSGPLVIKALETYTEYLVRFAAKNSHYQGNFTAEQKIVTQSQREPNSPVLSLSEKLLEKNSVSIPIKQQNYEGSPILHYVVRYKADNEEWKEKEMPGNSSRIHLSGLQYNSDYQMEVIAINHNGSSSMAKVKFTVPQPVYQPGVGKAGVVGIVIVILLVLMVSVDVFCCYTNHCGLLNFLARKLFGHQVANSKDVDEEANNSNGDMKLSGLAIPRGSIPKLQAPNGAVNGIHSEVTCDKAPLTKFEKKPGYTDPTTEA, from the exons ATGACTGCAGCCATGATCATACTGCGATTGTGTATGCTACTTCTGATAAACATAAGACTTACAG ATGCTAAAGTAGAAATGATCGCTGGTAATCCAGATGTGCCTATCGGAAATGACTTCCTGCTTTTGTGcaaag CTGATACCGAGGGAGATTTCAACTGGGAGAAGGATAATGAAGACATTGACAATGATCGTTATTTAGTCAAGCACGTGGATGAATTATCAAGTAAACTGACCTTGAAGGATGTTCAATTAGATGACAGTGGAGTCTACACCTGCATGTTTGAAAATGATCAGGGCAAACAGAATAACACCTATCGGATCTATGTCTACC AGACACCGGACTTTGGCACCACGAGTACATACCATGAATTTCTGGTGAACCAGACAGTGAAAGTTCCCTGCGTGGTGTCCGGGAAGCCCGAGGTGGAAGTCCACTGGTATAAGAACGATCGCATCGTGAATGATGACG GCAGAGGTCATGTCAAAATATTGCCAGATAATTCCCTGGAAATTGTGGAAATTCAGCAGAAAGACCGTGGAACCTACACCTGTGAAGGCAGGATCAAAGGACGCCCCATCTCGAGGACACTCCAAATCTCTGTTGTTGTTAATG AGCCACCGACCGTATTATTTCATCAAGAGAGGAAGAGTGTTTCTGCTGGACCCGATAACAGTGTGTCTATAATCTGCCTGGTTAAAGGAGAACCCACCCCAAATATTACATGGATAAC CCCTTCACCATTTGACAACACCCGTTACAAATACAACTCTGACAGGAGCGAGCTCACCATCTCTGCAGTGACCAGGAGTGATTCTGGAGAGTATGTTTGTATGGCAACCAATAAGATTGGGGAAAACAGTGCCACTTTTATTCTGGATGTGTCAG GGCGTCCAACTgtagttttggataaaagcaggcTGACAGTTATTCCGGGGGAAGCTGGATCCGTTGTCTGCAATGCCACGGGGCATCCAACTCCAACCATCCAGTGGATCAGAAAGACTTCCCAAGAGAAAATA TCCAGGGTGGAGGGATCTGAGCTGATTCTTAAAAATGTGATGCCCTCTGATGGTGGCTTGTATTCCTGCATAGCCAACAACACAGCGGGCACAACCACTAAGGACTTCCAGTTAATAA cCTGGCCTGGCACACCCACAAAGTTTAGTGTGGCCTTGGGGTCCTCATCTTCTGTCCTCATCCAGAGCGTCTCAGTACAGGACGGAGGGTCCCCCATTACTCAGTACATCCTTCAGTGGAAGAAACCATCCCAAGACAACTGGAGTCAAAGTGTTGTCGAGCCCTCAG GTCCTCTGGTCATCAAGGCCCTTGAAACGTACACAGAGTACTTAGTACGCTTTGCAGCCAAAAACTCTCATTACCAGGGGAACTTCACTGCAGAGCAAAAAATTGTGACACAGTCCCAAC GAGAACCCAACAGCCCTGTTCTTTCTCTGAGCGAGAAATTGCTGGAAAAGAACTCTGTCTCCATCCCCATTAAACAGCAGAATTATGAAGGCTCTCCCATTCTACACTACGTTGTACGCTACAAAGCG gataatgaagaatggaaagaGAAAGAAATGCCTGGAAACTCAAGCCGAATCCACCTGAGTGGCCTCCAGTACAACTCTGACTATCAGATGGAAGTTATTGCTATAAATCACAACGGTTCATCCAGCATGGCCAAGGTTAAATTCACCGTCCCACAACCTG TTTATCAGCCGGGTGTAGGGAAAGCTGGTGTGGTGGGCATAGTCATAGTCATCCTCTTGGTGCTGATGGTATCAGTAGATGTTTTCTGTTGCTACACCAACCACTGTGGCCTGCTTAATTTTCTTGCTCGTAAACTATTTGGACACCAAGTGGCAAATTCTAAAGACGTGGATGAAGAGGCCAATAATTCAAATGG AGACATGAAGCTGAGTGGGTTAGCGATACCACGGGGCAGCATCCCAAAACTTCAGGCACCCAATGGGGCAGTGAATGGCATTCATTCAGAGGTCACGTGTGACAAAGCGCCTCTTACCAAATTCGA GAAAAAGCCAGGATATACTGATCCAACTACAGAGGCTTAG
- the LOC127657477 gene encoding neural cell adhesion molecule 2-like isoform X2, translating into MTAAMIILRLCMLLLINIRLTDAKVEMIAGNPDVPIGNDFLLLCKADTEGDFNWEKDNEDIDNDRYLVKHVDELSSKLTLKDVQLDDSGVYTCMFENDQGKQNNTYRIYVYQTPDFGTTSTYHEFLVNQTVKVPCVVSGKPEVEVHWYKNDRIVNDDGRGHVKILPDNSLEIVEIQQKDRGTYTCEGRIKGRPISRTLQISVVVNEPPTVLFHQERKSVSAGPDNSVSIICLVKGEPTPNITWITPSPFDNTRYKYNSDRSELTISAVTRSDSGEYVCMATNKIGENSATFILDVSGRPTVVLDKSRLTVIPGEAGSVVCNATGHPTPTIQWIRKTSQEKISRVEGSELILKNVMPSDGGLYSCIANNTAGTTTKDFQLITWPGTPTKFSVALGSSSSVLIQSVSVQDGGSPITQYILQWKKPSQDNWSQSVVEPSGPLVIKALETYTEYLVRFAAKNSHYQGNFTAEQKIVTQSQREPNSPVLSLSEKLLEKNSVSIPIKQQNYEGSPILHYVVRYKADNEEWKEKEMPGNSSRIHLSGLQYNSDYQMEVIAINHNGSSSMAKVKFTVPQPVYQPGVGKAGVVGIVIVILLVLMVSVDVFCCYTNHCGLLNFLARKLFGHQVANSKDVDEEANNSNGKKPGYTDPTTEA; encoded by the exons ATGACTGCAGCCATGATCATACTGCGATTGTGTATGCTACTTCTGATAAACATAAGACTTACAG ATGCTAAAGTAGAAATGATCGCTGGTAATCCAGATGTGCCTATCGGAAATGACTTCCTGCTTTTGTGcaaag CTGATACCGAGGGAGATTTCAACTGGGAGAAGGATAATGAAGACATTGACAATGATCGTTATTTAGTCAAGCACGTGGATGAATTATCAAGTAAACTGACCTTGAAGGATGTTCAATTAGATGACAGTGGAGTCTACACCTGCATGTTTGAAAATGATCAGGGCAAACAGAATAACACCTATCGGATCTATGTCTACC AGACACCGGACTTTGGCACCACGAGTACATACCATGAATTTCTGGTGAACCAGACAGTGAAAGTTCCCTGCGTGGTGTCCGGGAAGCCCGAGGTGGAAGTCCACTGGTATAAGAACGATCGCATCGTGAATGATGACG GCAGAGGTCATGTCAAAATATTGCCAGATAATTCCCTGGAAATTGTGGAAATTCAGCAGAAAGACCGTGGAACCTACACCTGTGAAGGCAGGATCAAAGGACGCCCCATCTCGAGGACACTCCAAATCTCTGTTGTTGTTAATG AGCCACCGACCGTATTATTTCATCAAGAGAGGAAGAGTGTTTCTGCTGGACCCGATAACAGTGTGTCTATAATCTGCCTGGTTAAAGGAGAACCCACCCCAAATATTACATGGATAAC CCCTTCACCATTTGACAACACCCGTTACAAATACAACTCTGACAGGAGCGAGCTCACCATCTCTGCAGTGACCAGGAGTGATTCTGGAGAGTATGTTTGTATGGCAACCAATAAGATTGGGGAAAACAGTGCCACTTTTATTCTGGATGTGTCAG GGCGTCCAACTgtagttttggataaaagcaggcTGACAGTTATTCCGGGGGAAGCTGGATCCGTTGTCTGCAATGCCACGGGGCATCCAACTCCAACCATCCAGTGGATCAGAAAGACTTCCCAAGAGAAAATA TCCAGGGTGGAGGGATCTGAGCTGATTCTTAAAAATGTGATGCCCTCTGATGGTGGCTTGTATTCCTGCATAGCCAACAACACAGCGGGCACAACCACTAAGGACTTCCAGTTAATAA cCTGGCCTGGCACACCCACAAAGTTTAGTGTGGCCTTGGGGTCCTCATCTTCTGTCCTCATCCAGAGCGTCTCAGTACAGGACGGAGGGTCCCCCATTACTCAGTACATCCTTCAGTGGAAGAAACCATCCCAAGACAACTGGAGTCAAAGTGTTGTCGAGCCCTCAG GTCCTCTGGTCATCAAGGCCCTTGAAACGTACACAGAGTACTTAGTACGCTTTGCAGCCAAAAACTCTCATTACCAGGGGAACTTCACTGCAGAGCAAAAAATTGTGACACAGTCCCAAC GAGAACCCAACAGCCCTGTTCTTTCTCTGAGCGAGAAATTGCTGGAAAAGAACTCTGTCTCCATCCCCATTAAACAGCAGAATTATGAAGGCTCTCCCATTCTACACTACGTTGTACGCTACAAAGCG gataatgaagaatggaaagaGAAAGAAATGCCTGGAAACTCAAGCCGAATCCACCTGAGTGGCCTCCAGTACAACTCTGACTATCAGATGGAAGTTATTGCTATAAATCACAACGGTTCATCCAGCATGGCCAAGGTTAAATTCACCGTCCCACAACCTG TTTATCAGCCGGGTGTAGGGAAAGCTGGTGTGGTGGGCATAGTCATAGTCATCCTCTTGGTGCTGATGGTATCAGTAGATGTTTTCTGTTGCTACACCAACCACTGTGGCCTGCTTAATTTTCTTGCTCGTAAACTATTTGGACACCAAGTGGCAAATTCTAAAGACGTGGATGAAGAGGCCAATAATTCAAATGG GAAAAAGCCAGGATATACTGATCCAACTACAGAGGCTTAG